From a single Bacillus pseudomycoides DSM 12442 genomic region:
- the ftsX gene encoding permease-like cell division protein FtsX has translation MKTKTLSRHLREGVKNLSRNGWMTFASVSAVTVTLLLVGVFLTAIMNMNHFATKVEQDVEIRVHIDPAAKEADQKKLEKDLSKIAKVDSVKYSSKEEELKRLIKSLGDSGKTFELFEQDNPLKNVFIVKAKEPTDTATIAKKVEKMQFVSTVQYGKGQVEKLFDTVNTGRNIGILLIAGLLFTAMFLISNTIKITIYARSTEIEIMKLVGATNWFIRWPFLLEGLFLGVLGSILPIVVILSTYNSLQGMFNQKLGGTIFELLPYSPFVFQLSGLLVLIGALIGMWGSVMSIRRFLKV, from the coding sequence ATGAAGACTAAAACCCTTAGTCGGCATTTACGAGAAGGTGTAAAAAATCTATCCCGTAATGGATGGATGACGTTTGCTTCTGTAAGTGCAGTAACAGTTACATTATTACTTGTAGGTGTCTTTTTAACAGCGATTATGAATATGAACCACTTTGCAACGAAAGTGGAGCAAGATGTAGAAATTCGTGTACACATTGATCCAGCGGCGAAAGAAGCGGATCAAAAGAAATTGGAAAAAGATCTTAGCAAAATTGCAAAAGTGGATTCTGTTAAATATTCTTCTAAAGAAGAAGAGTTAAAACGTTTGATTAAAAGCTTAGGTGACAGCGGAAAAACGTTTGAGTTATTTGAGCAAGATAATCCACTTAAAAACGTATTTATTGTAAAGGCGAAAGAACCAACAGATACAGCTACAATTGCGAAAAAAGTTGAAAAAATGCAGTTTGTAAGTACAGTTCAATATGGTAAAGGCCAAGTTGAAAAATTATTTGATACAGTGAACACAGGCCGTAATATTGGGATTTTGTTAATTGCTGGTCTATTATTCACAGCAATGTTCTTAATCTCTAATACAATCAAAATTACAATTTATGCACGAAGCACGGAGATTGAAATTATGAAACTTGTAGGTGCGACAAACTGGTTTATCCGTTGGCCGTTCTTATTAGAAGGTTTATTCTTAGGTGTACTTGGTTCAATTCTCCCAATTGTTGTAATTTTATCTACTTATAATTCGCTTCAAGGTATGTTTAACCAGAAGCTTGGAGGAACGATTTTCGAACTTCTTCCATATAGTCCGTTTGTATTCCAACTTTCCGGTTTATTAGTGTTAATTGGTGCATTAATCGGTATGTGGGGAAGCGTAATGTCAATTCGTCGCTTCTTAAAAGTATAA
- the ftsE gene encoding cell division ATP-binding protein FtsE, which yields MIKMTNVYKEYPNGMKAIDGLTVSIKQGEFVYVVGPSGAGKSTFIKMMYREEKPTTGSINVNGLVIETLAERDVPYFRRQLGVIFQDFKLLPKLTVYENVAFALEVIEEEPDAIRERVTEVLGLVSLEDRADALPTELSGGEQQRVAIARAIVNKPKVVIADEPTGNLDIDTALDIMSIFKRINERGTTIVMATHNADIVNTIRHRVIAIEGGKIVRDEIEGGYGYED from the coding sequence ATGATAAAAATGACGAATGTTTATAAGGAGTATCCAAATGGTATGAAAGCCATCGATGGACTCACAGTTAGCATTAAGCAGGGTGAATTTGTATACGTAGTTGGACCGAGTGGAGCCGGAAAATCTACATTTATTAAGATGATGTATCGTGAAGAAAAACCAACAACAGGATCTATCAATGTGAATGGACTTGTAATTGAAACGTTAGCAGAGCGAGATGTACCATATTTTCGCCGTCAGCTAGGCGTAATTTTCCAAGACTTTAAATTGCTACCTAAATTAACGGTATATGAGAATGTAGCGTTTGCTTTAGAAGTAATTGAAGAAGAGCCTGATGCAATTCGTGAGCGTGTTACTGAAGTACTGGGTCTTGTAAGCCTTGAAGATCGTGCGGACGCACTTCCAACTGAACTTTCAGGTGGAGAACAACAGCGTGTGGCGATTGCAAGGGCGATTGTAAATAAGCCAAAAGTTGTGATTGCCGATGAGCCGACAGGAAACTTAGATATTGATACAGCACTTGATATTATGAGTATCTTTAAACGTATTAATGAGCGCGGTACAACAATTGTTATGGCAACACATAACGCAGATATCGTAAATACAATTCGTCATCGCGTAATTGCGATTGAAGGCGGAAAAATTGTTCGAGATGAGATTGAGGGAGGATACGGATATGAAGACTAA
- a CDS encoding flavodoxin family protein codes for MFVIHGSSRSNGNTEALTHMMIDGIDAEQVYLRDHTVHPITDQRHEAEGFQPVDDDYQNLIEQMLEHDTIIFATPLYWYGMSGHMKNFVDRWSQSLRDRSLHFKEKMKEKKMYVVIVGGDNPKLKALPLIAQFQYIFDFIGSSFEGYIIGDANAPDEISNDKEVLAKAKLYNEQFRK; via the coding sequence ATGTTCGTTATACACGGAAGCTCCCGTTCAAATGGAAATACAGAAGCCCTTACACACATGATGATTGATGGTATCGATGCAGAACAAGTTTATTTACGAGATCATACCGTTCATCCTATTACAGACCAACGTCATGAAGCAGAAGGATTTCAACCAGTAGATGATGATTACCAAAACCTAATTGAGCAAATGCTAGAACACGACACAATTATTTTCGCTACACCTCTATATTGGTATGGGATGAGCGGACATATGAAAAACTTTGTTGATCGCTGGTCACAAAGTTTACGTGATAGATCCCTTCATTTTAAAGAAAAGATGAAAGAAAAAAAGATGTACGTTGTCATTGTTGGTGGAGATAATCCAAAGTTAAAAGCATTACCACTTATCGCACAATTTCAATACATCTTTGATTTTATCGGTTCTTCTTTTGAAGGCTACATTATCGGTGATGCTAATGCACCGGATGAAATTTCAAACGATAAAGAAGTATTAGCAAAAGCGAAACTATACAATGAACAATTCCGGAAATAA
- a CDS encoding MerR family transcriptional regulator codes for MRIGELSKRTGVSERSLRHYEEKGLLPSKRLTNGYRDFEASATRKVELIQMYLQLGLNLEETARMLRCLEIEPQLYENPCSSILTLYEEKLAEVTKQISLLSNIQANIQKHVSLLKKTKEKE; via the coding sequence GTGCGAATTGGAGAATTATCAAAGCGAACTGGCGTCAGTGAACGTTCATTAAGGCATTATGAAGAAAAAGGGTTGCTTCCTTCGAAACGCCTTACAAATGGCTATCGTGATTTTGAGGCAAGTGCCACCAGAAAAGTTGAACTCATTCAGATGTACTTACAGCTCGGCTTAAATTTAGAAGAAACTGCAAGAATGCTGCGCTGCTTAGAAATTGAACCACAATTATACGAAAATCCATGCAGTAGTATTCTTACACTTTACGAAGAAAAGCTGGCTGAGGTAACAAAGCAAATTTCACTGCTCTCCAATATTCAAGCGAATATACAGAAGCATGTTTCACTCCTAAAAAAAACGAAGGAAAAGGAATGA
- a CDS encoding PDZ domain-containing protein, producing MVVKRFVEAWSFEIMRAVGRFFLHPAVYVFLISSIFVGYLRILRERKDFSFKVYDIWFELRTSLFSGVGYGFVVSIITVGAGLVMSQASIWMILIWTLVFGLAAQYRYLSSAYTFGVAIVAALLSSKLPISFLQLGEGEESTITSLAILLGLMLVVEGLLISKNAVRHSTPKMRKGKRGLNIGLHESKRLWLVPIFILVPGDAVTQFVSWWPVISVGSQTYSLFLVPFLIGFMRTIRSEEPTEALLFTGRRIFGLATLVLVLGVISYWWPVVAILAMGVAMLGRFTIAMRERIADETCPAYFAARDDGLVVLGIIPNTVGVEMNLKPGEVITKVNGVIPKSAEEFYDALQSKTTGAFCKLEVLDTKGELRLAQTALYADGHHELGIVFVEQNHKWDTEAV from the coding sequence ATGGTGGTGAAGCGATTCGTGGAGGCGTGGTCTTTTGAGATAATGCGAGCAGTTGGGCGTTTTTTCTTACACCCTGCTGTCTATGTATTTTTGATAAGTAGCATTTTTGTTGGATACTTACGTATATTACGAGAACGAAAAGATTTTTCTTTTAAAGTATATGATATTTGGTTTGAACTACGAACATCCTTATTTTCAGGAGTTGGATATGGATTCGTTGTATCCATCATAACAGTTGGAGCCGGACTAGTTATGTCGCAAGCAAGTATATGGATGATTTTAATTTGGACACTAGTATTTGGACTAGCTGCTCAATATAGATATTTATCTTCTGCTTACACATTTGGCGTGGCGATTGTAGCAGCTTTATTATCTTCTAAACTTCCAATCTCTTTCTTACAGCTTGGAGAAGGAGAAGAGAGTACCATTACATCACTTGCCATTTTACTTGGCTTGATGTTAGTAGTAGAAGGATTATTAATTTCGAAAAATGCGGTGCGGCATTCAACGCCTAAAATGCGTAAAGGAAAGCGCGGTTTAAATATTGGACTACATGAATCAAAGCGTTTATGGCTCGTTCCGATTTTTATTCTTGTGCCGGGAGATGCTGTTACACAATTTGTTTCGTGGTGGCCGGTCATTTCTGTTGGTTCACAAACGTATTCCTTATTCCTTGTACCGTTTTTAATTGGCTTTATGCGAACAATTAGAAGTGAGGAACCGACAGAAGCATTATTATTTACAGGAAGACGTATATTTGGTTTAGCGACCCTTGTTCTTGTTTTAGGAGTGATCAGTTATTGGTGGCCTGTTGTAGCTATTCTTGCGATGGGAGTCGCGATGCTTGGTCGCTTTACTATTGCGATGCGGGAACGTATAGCTGATGAAACGTGCCCAGCATATTTTGCAGCGCGCGACGATGGATTAGTTGTATTAGGTATAATTCCGAATACAGTCGGTGTAGAAATGAATCTGAAGCCCGGAGAGGTTATTACGAAAGTAAACGGTGTAATTCCTAAAAGTGCAGAAGAGTTTTATGATGCGCTTCAGTCCAAGACGACAGGGGCATTTTGTAAGTTAGAAGTACTTGATACAAAAGGCGAGCTCCGCCTTGCTCAAACGGCACTATATGCAGATGGACATCATGAATTGGGAATTGTGTTTGTAGAACAGAATCATAAGTGGGATACGGAAGCAGTGTAA
- a CDS encoding heavy metal-binding domain-containing protein, producing MIVTTTSVIQGKEIIEYIDIVNGEAIMGANIVRDLFASVRDIVGGRSGAYESKLKEARDIAMEEMKSLAKQKGANAIVGIDVDYEVVREGMLMVAVSGTAVRV from the coding sequence ATGATCGTAACAACAACTTCTGTTATTCAAGGGAAAGAAATTATCGAGTACATTGATATCGTAAACGGTGAAGCAATTATGGGTGCAAATATCGTCCGCGACTTATTTGCTTCTGTTCGTGACATTGTCGGTGGCCGTTCGGGTGCATATGAAAGTAAATTAAAAGAAGCACGTGATATTGCGATGGAAGAGATGAAATCTCTTGCGAAGCAAAAAGGTGCAAACGCGATTGTTGGCATTGACGTAGACTATGAGGTAGTTCGCGAAGGGATGTTAATGGTTGCGGTAAGTGGAACAGCTGTCCGTGTGTAG
- the cccB gene encoding cytochrome c551 — translation MKKKLLAIALGTSLAFTIGACGKKEENKSSNQSASTDSAEQIFKKSCAGCHASDLSGATGPDLRKVGGKYDAAEIENIIKKGRGSMPAELIQGEDAKKVSEWLAEHK, via the coding sequence GTGAAAAAGAAATTGTTGGCTATTGCATTAGGAACATCATTAGCTTTTACTATAGGAGCATGTGGAAAGAAAGAAGAAAATAAATCTTCTAATCAATCTGCAAGTACAGATAGTGCAGAGCAAATTTTCAAAAAAAGTTGTGCAGGTTGTCATGCTAGCGACTTATCTGGTGCAACTGGACCTGATTTACGAAAAGTAGGCGGTAAATACGACGCGGCGGAGATTGAAAATATTATCAAAAAAGGACGCGGTTCAATGCCAGCGGAACTTATTCAAGGTGAGGATGCAAAAAAAGTATCAGAGTGGTTAGCAGAACATAAGTAA
- a CDS encoding S41 family peptidase, with the protein MPFATPPVCSGKGNSALKRRVAIIGMIVAFLIGAGGMFAGMYMFGINPSYMAQTITGDSASTKQGDLAKINEAYALIDSRYVEDVKDEKLVEGAIQGMLSTLKDPYSTYMDKETAKQFTESLDPELEGIGAEVNKTDGKLIIVSPIKGSPAEKAGIKPNDQILSVNGNSVKDLSREEAVLKIRGKQGTDVTLEIKRSGVADPLEFKIKREKIPIFTVFSSVKKEKEKNIGYIQITSFSENTAKEFKDQLKELEKKDIKGLVIDVRGNPGGYLNSVQDILGLIMTDKKPMMQVEQRNGEKKKFSTALKERKSYPISVLIDKGSASASEILAGALKEGEGYDLVGEKTFGKGTVQQAVPFKDGSNIKLTMFKWLTPDGNWIHKKGIAPTVEVKQPDYYHATPIQIEKTLSYNSNDVQVKHAQEMLKSLGYVPGREDGYFSKETESALKAFQNANEMEMTGQLDKKTAEAIQNKIIEKIRSGENDLQLQAALKLMAK; encoded by the coding sequence ATGCCTTTTGCTACACCACCTGTGTGTTCTGGAAAGGGGAATTCCGCATTGAAACGTAGAGTTGCGATTATTGGAATGATTGTTGCATTTTTAATTGGTGCTGGCGGAATGTTTGCAGGTATGTATATGTTTGGAATCAATCCATCATATATGGCGCAAACAATTACAGGCGATAGTGCCAGCACGAAACAAGGGGATTTAGCTAAAATTAATGAGGCGTATGCACTGATTGATTCGCGTTATGTGGAAGACGTGAAGGATGAAAAGCTTGTTGAGGGTGCGATACAGGGTATGTTGTCGACGCTGAAGGACCCTTATTCCACGTATATGGATAAGGAAACAGCGAAGCAATTTACAGAGTCGCTTGATCCGGAGCTTGAAGGTATTGGTGCTGAGGTGAACAAAACGGATGGAAAACTGATCATTGTCTCTCCGATTAAAGGGTCACCAGCAGAAAAAGCAGGCATTAAGCCAAATGATCAAATTTTATCAGTAAATGGAAACAGTGTAAAAGATTTATCACGTGAAGAAGCGGTCTTAAAGATTCGTGGTAAACAAGGAACGGACGTTACGCTTGAGATAAAGCGTTCAGGAGTAGCAGATCCACTAGAATTTAAAATTAAACGTGAAAAAATTCCGATTTTTACTGTGTTTAGTTCTGTAAAGAAAGAGAAGGAGAAAAATATTGGTTATATCCAAATTACATCTTTCTCTGAAAATACAGCGAAAGAATTTAAAGATCAATTAAAAGAACTTGAAAAGAAAGATATAAAAGGCCTTGTCATTGATGTACGTGGTAATCCAGGAGGTTACTTAAATAGCGTACAAGATATTTTAGGATTAATTATGACGGACAAAAAGCCAATGATGCAAGTTGAACAACGAAATGGTGAGAAAAAGAAATTCTCAACTGCATTAAAAGAGAGAAAATCATATCCGATTTCAGTGTTAATTGATAAAGGAAGTGCATCGGCTTCAGAAATTTTAGCAGGTGCATTAAAAGAGGGCGAAGGATATGATTTAGTTGGTGAAAAAACATTTGGAAAAGGTACTGTTCAGCAAGCTGTTCCGTTTAAAGATGGCAGCAATATTAAACTGACAATGTTTAAATGGCTTACACCAGATGGCAATTGGATTCATAAGAAAGGAATTGCCCCAACGGTGGAAGTGAAACAGCCAGATTATTATCATGCAACGCCAATTCAAATTGAGAAAACACTTTCTTATAATTCAAATGATGTACAAGTGAAGCATGCGCAAGAAATGCTGAAAAGTTTAGGATATGTACCTGGACGTGAGGATGGATACTTTAGTAAGGAAACAGAGTCGGCTTTAAAAGCATTCCAAAATGCAAATGAAATGGAAATGACAGGTCAGCTTGATAAGAAGACAGCTGAAGCGATTCAAAATAAAATCATTGAAAAGATTCGTTCTGGTGAAAATGATCTGCAATTGCAGGCAGCATTAAAATTAATGGCGAAATAA
- the prfB gene encoding peptide chain release factor 2 (programmed frameshift), translating into MELVEIRQELEKMAKRLAAFRGSLDLPTKEKRIAELEETMMGAGFWDDQQGAQTVINEANALKEMVGKFRQLDETFENLEVTHELLKEEYDEDLHEELESEVKSLVREMNEYELQLLLSDPYDKNNAILELHPGAGGTESQDWGSMLLRMYTRWAEKRGFKVDTVDYLPGDEAGIKSVTLLIKGHNAYGYLKAEKGVHRLVRISPFDSSGRRHTSFVSCEVVPEFNDDIEIEVRTEDLKIDTYRASGAGGQHINTTDSAVRITHTPTNTVVTCQSERSQIKNREHAMKMLKAKLYQKKLEEQQAQLNEIRGEQKEIGWGSQIRSYVFHPYSLVKDHRTNTEVGNVQAVMDGEIDPFIDAYLRSRIS; encoded by the exons ATGGAATTAGTAGAAATTAGGCAAGAATTAGAGAAAATGGCTAAGAGATTAGCGGCTTTTAGGGGGTCTCTT GACCTTCCTACAAAGGAAAAACGCATTGCAGAATTAGAAGAAACAATGATGGGTGCAGGCTTTTGGGATGATCAACAAGGCGCACAAACTGTAATTAATGAAGCGAATGCGTTAAAAGAAATGGTTGGGAAGTTTCGTCAGTTAGATGAAACATTCGAAAATTTAGAAGTGACACATGAACTTTTAAAGGAAGAATATGATGAAGATTTACATGAGGAATTAGAATCTGAAGTGAAATCTTTAGTTCGAGAAATGAATGAGTACGAGCTTCAGCTATTATTAAGCGATCCTTATGATAAAAATAATGCAATTTTAGAACTACATCCAGGTGCTGGTGGAACAGAATCACAAGACTGGGGTTCTATGCTATTACGTATGTATACACGCTGGGCTGAAAAACGCGGGTTTAAAGTAGATACAGTCGATTATTTACCAGGCGATGAAGCAGGAATCAAAAGTGTAACATTGTTAATTAAAGGTCATAACGCTTACGGTTACTTGAAAGCAGAGAAAGGTGTACATCGTCTTGTACGTATTTCACCGTTTGACTCTTCAGGCCGTCGTCATACATCGTTCGTATCTTGTGAAGTTGTACCTGAATTTAATGATGATATCGAGATTGAAGTGCGTACGGAAGATTTAAAAATAGATACGTACCGTGCAAGTGGTGCGGGTGGACAGCACATTAATACGACGGATTCCGCGGTTCGTATTACACATACGCCAACGAATACGGTTGTAACATGTCAATCCGAGCGTTCGCAAATTAAAAACCGTGAACATGCGATGAAAATGTTAAAGGCGAAATTATATCAAAAGAAATTAGAAGAACAGCAAGCGCAGTTAAATGAAATTCGTGGTGAACAAAAAGAAATTGGCTGGGGTAGCCAAATTCGTTCTTACGTATTCCACCCATACTCTCTAGTGAAAGACCACCGTACAAATACGGAAGTTGGTAATGTACAAGCGGTTATGGATGGAGAAATTGATCCGTTTATTGATGCATATTTACGCTCTCGTATTTCTTAA